From Rhodothermales bacterium, a single genomic window includes:
- a CDS encoding FAD/NAD(P)-binding oxidoreductase gives MKHHQIVIAGGGTAGITVAAHLLTKQPGLDIAIVEPSSKHYYQPIWTLVGGGVFQKEVSERDQADVIPPGATWIQDRIAGFDAEHNTVQLEQAGALTYDYLIVALGIQLDWNKIPGLAESIGKPGTGVCSNYSYQTVGSTWATMQAMKKGTAIFTQPSTPIKCGGAPQKICYLAEDYFQRQGVRDKVDVVFASAADGIFHVPHYVPALNAVIARRHISARYKHDLVEIKPDQKQAVFKRMDTGELVTMGYEMLHVTPPMSAPDVLKTSGLGNEGGWVNVDKGTMQHVAYPNVFSLGDCSSLPTSKTGAAIRKQAPALADNLLAVMHHRTPSHLYDGYTSCPLVTGYGSLILAEFDYDKKPTETFAFDQSKERYSMYALKAYGLPQIYWHGMLKGRA, from the coding sequence ATGAAACACCACCAGATCGTCATCGCCGGCGGCGGCACCGCCGGCATCACGGTGGCCGCCCACCTGTTGACCAAACAACCCGGGCTGGACATCGCGATCGTCGAGCCGTCTTCCAAACACTACTACCAGCCGATCTGGACGCTGGTCGGAGGGGGCGTTTTCCAGAAAGAGGTCTCCGAGCGGGATCAGGCGGATGTCATCCCTCCCGGCGCTACATGGATCCAGGATCGGATCGCCGGCTTCGATGCGGAGCACAACACGGTACAGCTCGAACAGGCCGGCGCCCTCACGTACGACTATCTGATCGTGGCCCTGGGCATCCAGCTCGACTGGAACAAGATTCCCGGTCTGGCCGAGTCCATCGGCAAGCCGGGCACCGGCGTCTGCAGCAACTACTCCTATCAGACCGTCGGCTCCACCTGGGCGACCATGCAGGCGATGAAGAAGGGAACGGCCATCTTCACCCAGCCATCCACCCCGATCAAGTGCGGCGGCGCTCCGCAGAAAATCTGTTATCTGGCGGAGGACTACTTCCAGCGCCAGGGCGTGCGCGACAAGGTCGATGTCGTGTTCGCCAGCGCCGCCGACGGCATCTTCCATGTCCCGCATTACGTGCCGGCGCTCAACGCGGTCATCGCACGCCGGCACATCAGCGCACGCTACAAACACGACCTCGTCGAGATCAAACCCGATCAGAAGCAGGCCGTCTTCAAGCGGATGGACACCGGCGAACTCGTGACGATGGGCTACGAGATGCTCCACGTCACCCCGCCGATGAGCGCTCCCGACGTCCTCAAGACAAGCGGCCTCGGCAACGAGGGCGGCTGGGTGAACGTCGACAAGGGGACGATGCAGCACGTCGCGTATCCCAACGTGTTTTCACTGGGGGATTGCAGCAGCCTGCCGACGTCCAAGACCGGCGCGGCGATCCGCAAACAGGCGCCGGCGCTGGCGGACAACCTCCTCGCCGTCATGCACCACCGCACGCCCTCGCACCTGTACGACGGGTATACGTCCTGCCCGCTCGTGACCGGCTACGGGAGCCTCATCCTGGCCGAGTTCGACTACGACAAGAAGCCGACCGAAACCTTCGCTTTCGATCAGTCGAAGGAACGCTACAGCATGTATGCGCTCAAAGCCTACGGCTTACCCCAGATCTACTGGCACGGCATGCTGAAAGGCCGCGCGTGA
- the bla gene encoding subclass B3 metallo-beta-lactamase — protein sequence MRTAIRLVLASVALCAAVMPAPAQLRGPGSQPVEPFRVIGNIYYVGAAGISAHIIDTPDGLILLDTGSKEMQAGLRANIEKLGFALTDIKIILSSHAHWDHVEGHADMQQRTGARVMALGEDAAAISSGIDNSALGGDGWTPVKVDRLLEDGDTVSLGGVVMTAHWTPGHTKGCTTWTMPVLEDGKTYTVVFVGGTSINPGVQLLGNTRYPKIAEGYARTFTTLKSIDADVFLAQHPEMYDMAGKRQRQQAGATENPFIDRVGFQRFVAGQEKLYLDQLAEEQGRQ from the coding sequence ATGCGCACCGCCATCCGTCTCGTCCTCGCGTCCGTCGCCCTGTGTGCGGCCGTCATGCCGGCGCCCGCCCAGCTGCGCGGCCCCGGCAGCCAGCCCGTCGAGCCCTTTCGTGTGATCGGCAACATCTACTACGTAGGAGCCGCCGGCATCTCGGCGCATATCATCGACACGCCGGACGGCCTGATCCTCCTGGACACGGGGTCGAAGGAGATGCAGGCCGGCCTCCGCGCCAACATCGAAAAACTGGGCTTCGCGCTGACCGACATCAAGATCATCCTTTCCAGCCACGCGCACTGGGACCATGTCGAAGGGCATGCGGACATGCAGCAACGGACCGGCGCCCGGGTCATGGCCCTCGGCGAAGACGCGGCGGCGATTTCCAGCGGCATCGACAATTCGGCGCTCGGCGGCGACGGCTGGACGCCCGTCAAGGTCGACCGCCTGCTCGAAGACGGCGACACCGTGAGCCTCGGCGGCGTCGTGATGACGGCGCACTGGACCCCCGGCCACACCAAAGGCTGCACGACCTGGACGATGCCGGTGCTGGAAGACGGCAAAACCTACACGGTGGTGTTCGTGGGCGGCACCAGCATCAATCCCGGGGTCCAACTCCTCGGCAACACGCGCTACCCGAAAATCGCCGAGGGCTACGCCCGCACGTTCACCACGCTGAAGTCGATCGACGCCGACGTCTTCCTGGCGCAGCACCCCGAGATGTACGACATGGCCGGCAAGCGGCAACGGCAGCAGGCCGGCGCCACCGAAAACCCGTTCATCGACCGGGTCGGATTTCAGCGCTTCGTGGCCGGGCAGGAAAAGCTGTACCTGGATCAGCTGGCGGAGGAACAGGGCCGGCAGTGA
- a CDS encoding aldo/keto reductase codes for MKQDQIPVPRRRLGHSHADISALGLGCMGMSEFYEGRDEAESVATIHRALDLGVNLLDTADMYGPFVNEELLGRAIAGRRDDAFVATKFGNIRGPKGEWLGISGRPDYVRMCCDASLKRLGTDHIDLYYQHRVDRNTPIEDTVGAMADLVRAGKVRYLGLSEADPDTIRRAHAVHPISALQTEYSLWSRDVTEGPVLDTVRELGITFVAYSPLGRGFLTGRFATADDLPEGDWRRLNPRFQDENFRKNQALSEAITAMAAGKGCTPAQLAIAWVLAQGDDIVPIPGTKRRTYLEQNIGALSVTLTAADLAALEAIAPRGVAAGNRY; via the coding sequence ATGAAACAGGATCAGATCCCCGTGCCGCGACGCCGGCTCGGGCATAGCCACGCGGACATCTCCGCCCTCGGCCTCGGCTGCATGGGCATGTCGGAGTTTTACGAGGGGCGGGATGAGGCCGAGTCCGTCGCGACCATCCACCGGGCGCTCGACCTGGGCGTCAACCTGCTCGACACGGCCGACATGTACGGGCCGTTCGTCAACGAGGAGCTGCTGGGCCGCGCCATCGCCGGCCGGCGCGACGACGCCTTCGTGGCCACCAAGTTCGGCAATATTCGCGGCCCGAAAGGCGAATGGCTGGGCATCAGCGGCCGGCCCGATTACGTGCGGATGTGCTGCGATGCCTCGCTGAAACGACTGGGCACCGACCATATCGACCTCTACTATCAGCACCGGGTGGACCGGAATACGCCGATCGAGGATACCGTCGGCGCCATGGCGGACCTCGTCCGCGCCGGCAAGGTCCGCTACCTCGGGCTCTCCGAGGCGGATCCGGACACCATCCGTCGCGCGCATGCGGTGCATCCCATCTCGGCGCTGCAAACGGAGTACTCGCTCTGGAGCCGCGACGTGACGGAAGGTCCGGTGCTCGATACCGTGCGTGAACTGGGGATCACGTTCGTGGCCTACAGTCCGCTCGGCCGCGGTTTTCTCACCGGCCGTTTTGCCACGGCGGACGACCTCCCGGAAGGCGACTGGCGCCGGCTGAACCCCCGTTTCCAGGACGAAAACTTCCGGAAGAACCAGGCGCTCTCCGAGGCGATCACGGCGATGGCCGCCGGCAAGGGATGCACGCCGGCCCAGCTGGCGATCGCCTGGGTACTCGCGCAGGGCGACGATATCGTGCCGATTCCCGGCACCAAGAGGCGGACGTATCTCGAACAGAACATCGGGGCGCTGTCCGTCACGCTGACGGCGGCCGACCTGGCCGCGCTGGAAGCCATCGCCCCGCGGGGCGTCGCCGCCGGCAACCGCTACTGA
- a CDS encoding AraC family transcriptional regulator, with translation MERAAELAGLIARRVSRDGRTASPIQGVSLYRASRPTSIEAAVYEPALILVAQGRKQSYLAGKEYTYDAQRYLILSATLPVHSQVRLASPESPFLSLAVALEPAALGRLLLEMDERAEAPGPLQTGICASTAPDVLFDAAIRLVRAMEQPTDSRILGPLCIQEILYHVLNGPQGSFLRTIAHRQGPRHRITHVLNLIHTSYADALDVPSLAEAAGMSVSSFHNAFKEVTSHAPLQYVKAIRLHRARTLMVHEGAGVGEAAYHVGYASVSQFSREFRRFFGRPPSEELARLRAESEAYATEA, from the coding sequence ATGGAACGAGCCGCCGAACTGGCCGGCCTGATCGCCCGCCGGGTATCCCGCGACGGCAGGACGGCATCGCCCATCCAGGGCGTATCGCTCTACCGGGCCAGCCGGCCGACCTCCATCGAGGCCGCGGTGTACGAGCCGGCGCTCATCCTGGTGGCGCAGGGCCGGAAGCAATCTTACCTGGCAGGCAAGGAATACACGTACGACGCCCAGCGCTACCTCATTCTCTCCGCGACGCTTCCGGTGCACTCGCAGGTCCGCCTCGCCTCCCCCGAATCGCCGTTTCTTTCGCTGGCCGTGGCGCTCGAGCCGGCGGCGCTGGGGCGGCTGCTCCTCGAGATGGACGAGCGCGCCGAGGCGCCGGGGCCGCTCCAGACCGGCATCTGCGCCTCCACGGCGCCGGATGTGCTGTTCGATGCCGCCATCCGACTGGTCCGCGCCATGGAGCAACCGACGGACAGCCGAATCCTGGGGCCATTGTGTATCCAGGAGATCCTGTACCATGTGCTGAACGGGCCGCAGGGCTCGTTCCTTCGCACCATCGCCCACCGCCAGGGGCCCAGGCACCGCATCACGCACGTGCTCAACCTGATCCACACCTCCTATGCCGACGCGCTGGATGTGCCGTCGCTGGCCGAAGCCGCCGGCATGAGCGTCTCGTCGTTCCACAACGCCTTCAAGGAGGTGACCTCGCACGCGCCGCTGCAATATGTGAAGGCCATCCGCCTTCACCGGGCGCGCACGCTTATGGTGCACGAAGGCGCCGGCGTGGGAGAGGCGGCGTACCATGTCGGTTATGCGAGCGTATCCCAATTCAGCCGCGAGTTTCGCCGCTTCTTCGGGCGTCCCCCGTCGGAAGAGCTGGCCCGGCTGCGGGCCGAAAGCGAAGCCTACGCCACGGAGGCCTGA